One genomic segment of Parvularcula marina includes these proteins:
- a CDS encoding dipeptidyl-peptidase 3 family protein produces the protein MAIKYLLASSVLALTLAACGGKEEAPADAAATGTPEMADKAMTDEVMVASTEELEMMRDEIAIIDMAPDTSFLTAEEKQVVNLLIDAAELMSEIYLRQVSEENPAWRTEIAASDIDNKALLLELFDLHFGPWDTLDHFKPFYGGMERPEGAAFYPADMTREEFDAWIEAHPGDEEAFNSWYTVIRRTEDGGLKAIPYSEHYAEWLVPAATKLREAAEITTNESLKRFLTLRAESFLTDDYYESEMAWMDLDGPIEVAIGPYEVYTDGLFGTKTAFEAFITVRDPEESSALDKYKGMLRDMEANLPVSDDYKNFKRGFESPISVVDQVHGGGDNVPGVQTIAFNLPNDERVREAKGAKKVLLNNVMGAKFDRILEPMAEHVLVEEQAGLLMQKYMGMETLFHELSHSLGPGTIMIDGEETTVNAQLKELYSTIEEGKADVMGAYNILYMMELGELPVEEKEAFLATYFTGNFRAMRFGINEAHGGGAAYQYSFFKEQGAFEVDEETGKYRIDFAKLEQAISDLTAKIVMLQGDGDYDAAKAFLDGYRVLDENAEKVIASMTDIPVDIQPVYPDAI, from the coding sequence ATGGCTATCAAATACCTGCTTGCAAGTTCAGTTCTCGCCCTGACCCTCGCTGCCTGTGGCGGTAAGGAAGAGGCCCCTGCAGATGCGGCCGCCACCGGCACGCCGGAAATGGCGGACAAGGCCATGACGGATGAGGTGATGGTTGCCTCGACCGAAGAGCTGGAGATGATGCGGGACGAGATCGCCATCATCGACATGGCGCCTGACACATCGTTCCTGACGGCGGAAGAAAAGCAGGTCGTGAACCTCCTGATCGATGCCGCCGAGCTGATGAGCGAGATTTATCTGCGGCAGGTCAGCGAAGAGAATCCCGCCTGGCGCACCGAAATTGCCGCCAGCGATATTGATAACAAGGCGCTCCTGTTGGAGCTCTTCGATCTTCACTTCGGGCCGTGGGACACGCTCGATCACTTCAAGCCCTTCTATGGCGGCATGGAGCGCCCCGAAGGCGCAGCCTTTTATCCGGCTGACATGACGCGCGAAGAGTTCGACGCATGGATCGAAGCGCATCCGGGTGATGAGGAAGCCTTCAATAGCTGGTACACGGTCATTCGCCGGACCGAGGATGGCGGCCTGAAAGCCATTCCTTATTCTGAGCATTATGCCGAATGGCTGGTCCCTGCGGCGACCAAGCTGCGCGAAGCTGCCGAGATCACGACCAATGAGAGCCTCAAGCGCTTCCTGACCCTGCGGGCGGAGAGCTTCCTCACCGATGATTATTATGAATCCGAAATGGCGTGGATGGACCTTGATGGCCCGATCGAAGTCGCCATCGGCCCTTATGAGGTTTATACGGACGGTCTCTTTGGCACCAAGACCGCCTTTGAGGCGTTCATAACGGTACGTGATCCGGAAGAGAGCTCGGCGCTCGACAAATACAAAGGGATGCTCCGCGATATGGAAGCAAACCTGCCGGTCTCGGATGACTACAAGAACTTCAAGCGCGGTTTTGAATCCCCGATCTCGGTTGTCGATCAGGTCCATGGCGGCGGCGACAATGTGCCGGGCGTCCAGACGATTGCCTTCAACCTGCCGAATGATGAGCGGGTGCGCGAAGCCAAAGGCGCCAAGAAAGTCCTCCTCAATAATGTGATGGGCGCGAAATTCGACCGCATCCTCGAGCCGATGGCCGAGCATGTGCTGGTCGAGGAGCAGGCTGGCCTCTTGATGCAGAAATATATGGGTATGGAAACGCTGTTCCATGAACTCAGCCACTCGCTCGGGCCGGGGACGATTATGATCGATGGTGAGGAAACCACCGTCAATGCTCAGCTCAAGGAGCTTTATTCGACCATCGAGGAAGGCAAGGCGGATGTGATGGGCGCCTATAACATCCTCTATATGATGGAGCTGGGTGAACTGCCGGTCGAAGAAAAGGAAGCTTTCCTTGCGACCTATTTCACCGGCAATTTCCGCGCGATGCGGTTTGGCATAAACGAAGCCCATGGTGGCGGGGCGGCCTATCAGTACAGCTTCTTCAAGGAGCAGGGCGCTTTCGAGGTCGATGAAGAAACCGGCAAATACCGGATCGATTTTGCCAAGCTCGAACAGGCGATCAGTGATCTGACGGCCAAGATCGTCATGCTGCAGGGCGACGGCGACTATGACGCGGCGAAAGCCTTCCTCGATGGCTATCGCGTGCTCGACGAGAATGCCGAAAAGGTCATCGCATCGATGACCGACATCCCGGTCGACATCCAGCCGGTCTATCCCGACGCGATCTAA